The sequence TTCAAGAATTGAATTGTAATTTCTAATTAcattggaattgaccccaaccctggattAAATGCTGTGGAAGTGTTACCTTCAGATGGGCATGGAGACCCTTAAGTTGCTTCTGGGCCTCTCCTGCCTGCCTATTGGCCTGGCTGAGCTGGATCTCCATCTCATTGAgatctccctccatcttcttcttcagccTGAGAGCTTCATTCCTGCTGCGAGTCTCTGACTCCAGGGAGCTCTGCAGGGTATCCACCACTCTCTGCTGGTTCCTCTTATTCATCTCCATCTCCTCATCCTTCTCCACCAGTTTGCGCTCAATGTCAGCTTTGACCTGGTTGTACTCCAGCTGTGCTCTCAGGATCTTGCCCTCCTCATGCTCGAGGGAGCCCTATGGGAACACAACACTCATTGTATGTAAAATCTTCTAATATTTTACCCTCAGTAAATGGTGTCTATCCCTGCCAGTAAATATCTTCCAGTCTCACCTCAGCTTCCTCTAAGGCAGTCTGTATCTCAGCCTTCTCCTGCTCCAGCTGTTTACGGATCTTCTCCAGCTCATGGACGCTCTTTCCTCCCTCACCAAGTTGCTCAGTCAGATCAGAAATTTCCTCTGTGGGAAAAGAATTACACATCAGTATCTTGTGATGACAAATCTCTTTAATAATATTTAAATGATTGCCTGAAATGCAGGCCAATAATACTGATGCTCTAACCTTGTaggttcttgttctctctcttcatgGTCTCCAGATGATCCAGAGACTCCTCATAAGAGTTCTTGAGTTTAAAGAGCTCAGTGCTGAGAGATCTAGCTTCTTTCTGGGAGCTCTCCAGCTCAGTCTGAGACTCCTCAAACttctgcttccattcagccaggaCCTAGTAGAATCATACAGGTATTGTAAATGGTTTGAATAAACAGCATATGATTATCATGTATTATAATGAAAGTTAAGGAGACTGTCCCATAATAATACCTTGTCGAAATTCCTCTGCTTCTTGTCCAGAGCGGCAGCAGCTGCATTGGATCTCTCCACATCCACCATGAGATCTTCAATCTCATTCTGGAGTCTGTGTTTAGTCTTCTCCAAGGAGGAGCATTTAGCGTTAACAGCTTCCACAGCTTCCTCTGCATCCTGCAGACGCTGAGCCAGCTTCTTCCTAGATTGACATAGATGGGAAACTCATTTCAGAACAGCTGACTTTATTTTTCTATATATATAATGGTTGTATATCAGGTAATTCAGGTATCTTTCATCATATACTTTTGTGTATCGCTCATTCAGCCATGGTTGAATAGCCTTGAAAGTAAGAAAACATCCTTACTTTGCCTCTTCAAGCTCCTCGGTCTTCTGGATGGCATCAGTTTCATACTTGGTTCTCCACTGAGCCACCTCAGCGTTGGCCTTGGACATGCCACGCTGCAGCTCAGACttggcctcctgctcctcctcataCTGCTCCCTCAGCAGGTCTGAGTCATGGCGAGCAGACTGCACTGCATGGGCAAGTGCGTTCTTTGCCtggaaaataaatgtaaaaaggaATATGCAGTTAAGCAGGAGGATGAATGTAGTTGGATAACAGATTCTACATTTATTGTATAAATACCTTGACTTCCTCCTCCAGTTGTCTTTTGAGATCTTCAATCTGCTGAACGTTAGACTGCTTACCCCTGGTCAGTTGGGAGACCAGAGAGTCCTTCTCCTCCAGTTGTCTGGCAAGTTCACCTGTTTTCATCGATTTTTGATTATTTCAGTTAGTCTCTTTTTGTGGATGTGGGTATTCATTGTAGCTGTTTATGTGAATGTTCATGTTAAGTTGTTATACCATTCTCAGTTTGAAGCTTTGCTTTCTGCATGGTGAAATCATTGATGGATCGCTGTCCTTCCTCAGCTTTCGTCCTGTATTCACTCATCTGGTCCTCTAGAGTGCGGCACATTTTCTCCAAGTTtgtctgaaaacatgtttttttttttaaatataatgcAGCACAACCTTCATAGATCATATCTCTGAAACTAAGAGCATGTGCAGTGCCATGTGCGATATCTATCTGATCTCAGAAAAGGCTTGTGTTTCATAATGATTAATCCACTGACCTTAGTCTTGACAATCTGCTCCATGTTGGAGACCACATCATCCAGCTCCAGCCTGAGCtcactcttctccttctccaACTTCTGCTTCACTCTCTGAAGGTTATCAATCTGCTCTCCTAGGTCAGCTACACTGTCAGCATTTTTCTTCCTCAGAGTGGCAGCAGTAGCCTCGTGCTGCAGAGTAGCCTCTTCAAGGTCTCTGCGCACCTTCTGGAACTCAGCCTCCCTCTTCTTGTTCATCTCAATCTGGGAAGCAGTGGCTCCACCAGCCTCCTCCAGCCTCTCGCTGATCTCTTCCAGCTCTCTGGACAAGTCTGCCCTCTGTTTCTCCACCTTGGCACGGGCAGCTCTCTCAGCCTCCAGCTCTTCCTCCAGCTCTTCAATGCGGGCCTGAAATGGTCGGAATTGAACTTTTCTGGTAAAAGCAGTTCATAATTAAGTTTAACAGAAAGATTATATTTTCAACAATAATATTGAAATACCTGCAACTCCTTCAGTTTCTTCTGAAGCTGGGCACTCATGGCCTGCTCATCCTCAATCTTGCTGTTGAGTTGGCTCATTTCAAAGTCCTTCCTGATGAGTAAAAAACAATGGTTTATTTGAAATATTTTAATGATTTTTGGGAGTTGTGAACTTTTCTGCTATAAAATAATATTAGTATGTAAACAGTTCAATGTATTTGTGATCTTActtcttcatcctctcctccatctgctGCTTGTCGTTCTCCAGGTCCATTAGGCTCTCCTGGGTCAACTTCAAATCTCCCTCCAgctttctctttgctctctcaAGGTCCATCCTCACCTTCTTCTCTTGCTCCAGAGACCCTTCAAGCTGATAAAGGATATATTAACATTATTAGGAGTAAACCATTTACTGTAGCCTATTTTTTAGGATATGACTAGTTATGTTGTAATTTTTATCAATACTAATTCGATACTCACGTCATCAACTTGCTGTTCCAGTTTGGCTTTGGCCTTGGTCAGCGTGTTGACTTTGTCCTCCTCACTCTGCAGGTCATCCAACGTTTGCTGATGAGCCTCCTGCAGAGCCTTCTTCTCTTTGGTCAGCTTGGCAATGATTTCGTCCAGAGCTGCCATCTCCTCAGTCAGGTTTTTAACCTAAAGAAACACTTGTGTCATTACACTTTCATCCACACCAATTATTTGGAGTTTTAACAACCCAAGAATGAAAATAAACTTTGACCTTGTTCTCTGTGGCATGCTTCTCCTTCTCCACTTTAGCCAGAGTGAGCTCCAGGTCATCAATGTCCTTCTTGAGTTCTGAGCACTCATCCTCTAGCTTCCTCTTCTTAGCAGTCAGCTCTGAAttcatctcctcctcatcctccagtctctctgtcagcTCTTTGGCTTTGGCCTCAAGCTGGATCTTATTCTTGATCAGCCCCTCACATCTCTCTTCAGCGTCACCTAGAGTGTCTTCTGACTGTCAATGTGTCAATATATTGTAAGTATATATCAAATCCTTCAAATTTCTGAAATTTGGTTGGTTGTAAAATATTCTGTATTAATTAATTGTATGACATCGATTTATCAAATCatgtctcatccctctctttttgtTTTCCATGTCTCTTGCTGAATCCCAAACCAGTCCCTTCCCGTAAGCCCTCGATTTGCACGTTCACAAGTGTCTCCGCCATATTCACATAGCTGAGGGAGTGAAAATTATCAAGGGGGTAGGGGCTAATAAGAGACCCTCCGATAGCCACTTTGACCAGCACCGCTGTAGGCTCCAGGGCAAAGTGCTATCCCAACATGCATCGGAATATGTTTGGACTTGTCCCAATTTCATATGAAGTAATGGAAAGTCTTGCCTAATGATATGACACATGCATTTGTTTGTCTTATTTTTGAGGTGTGAAACATGTAACAAAATTAAATGTTTAACTGTTATTGAGGTTTAGATTTTGTTAATCTTGTATTTTGTTATATCTTGAAAgaatttataaaatacattttcattattGTACTTTTTTCCTTAAATTGCATCATTGAAGTCACGAATGTGTCCTGTAGTTGATCGGGTTTATTGATATCCACGCCGGAAGTCACCCTTTGAGTTTTGCCATTAAGTGTGGCAGCAAATTAACCTTCAAATGAGTTAAGGCTGGTTTGGGATTGGGCCTCAGTCATGCTAAGAACTCGAAAGGCTATTTTTACAAAAGATGTGACTGCAGCAAAGGGACTAGTGCAGTTAAAGTTACATCAAAGTAGCGTACAATGTGGCTTTTACTCACAGATAGGACTGCCATTTGCAGGTCATTCTTCTCTTGGAGAAGGGAGACCATCTTCTCTTCCAGCTCCTTTCTACGGGCGTCCGTTTTAGCAAAAAGCTCTTTAAGCTTCAGGAATTCTTCCTTCATGTTTGCCATCTCTTTCTCAGTCTCTGCTGAAACCAGCAGAGGTTTGATCTTAAAGAACATCTTCATCCAGGGCCAATTCTTGACACCCATGAATGCACGAATGTTCCATTGGATCACAAGCAAGGCATCCCTGTGAATTGTTATAAAATTTGCTTGTTATACAACCCTTTCCACCTCCACCCTATTGTCTGCAGAAGTTCTATCTATTGTTTTTCCAACCTGCGGTCAACAATTTTCTGGAACTCAATCCTGGCAAGTAGACCACGTGCTCTGGCCTGCATGCCAGTGATGATGAGAGCTAGACGGTCATCTCTCATCTCCTCAAGGGTACCCAGGAGACCAGCCTTAAAGAACACCTAATAAAGATATACAGAGACATAtaaagatggatggatggatggatgggagtttttcctagggagtttttcctagccaccgtgcttctttcacatgcattgcttgctgtttggggttttaggctgggtttctgtacagcactttgagatatcagctgatgtacgaagggctatataaataaatttgatttgatggatggatggatggatggatttgtgtgtgtgtatatatgcagtacacatcaatgattttactgtgTATATGGTAAAGGACGGATAACAGAATTCCATTCAGATCAGCTGGAGGGGTCTGCCAATTAATTGTCCTCCTGAGCATTCAATAacagcaggtggcagtaaatcaccaaccatGTTGTTTTTATACTTCTAGATTATGCATTCTAGCTCAGTAGGTGCTAGTATGAACCTTTTCAGTTTATTTACCAACTTCCAATAATACACTCATGGAAATATAAGAAAACTTAATTGACTTCTTTAAAATAGATAGTCCTCAATGCTGCTGGCCATTCTGTCATAAAAGTGGCCATTGCATCAGTTCTCTAGTACAACTCTATGGGTAATTCTCAGTTTGGCCTGGTTTTGGTGATAGTGGTGTAATGGCAATATGTTGCTAGGACCCTTTAGTTGCTCCTATCTTTCCCTCCTGATTCAACAGGCCATATTGCCTCCCATCTATTTAGAGAACTTACCTTAGTGTGTCCTAATCTGTACTGGGTGTGGTCAATGTCCAGAGAGCCCAGCAGTTTTTCTGCCGCCTTCACGTTGTCAATGAACTGACCCTCAGGGATAGCATTTGGATTGAGGATGCGATACCTGAATTAAAATCACCAAACAATTATCTTCAATATACATTACAAGtaaaaagttttgacacacctactcattccagggtttttctttatttttacgattacctacatcaaaactattaaataaaacatggaatcatgtagtaatcaaaaaagtgttaaacaaatcgaattatattttatgtttgagatagtagccaccctttgtcttgatgacagctttgcacactcttggcattctctcaaccagcttcatgaggtagtcacctggaatgcatttcaattaacaggtggtttgcgcttagtaggactatcatttgtttttcaacaggacaatgacccatcacacctccaggctgtgtaagggctatttgaccaagaaggagagtgatggtgctgcatcagatgacctgggctccacaatcaccccacctcaacccaattgagatggtttgggatgttggaccgcagagtgaagcaaaagcagccaacgagtgctcagcatatgtgggaactccttcaagactgttaaagaagtcctcatgaagctggttgagagaatgccaagagtgtgcaaagctgtcatcaaggcaaagaaagggtggctactttgaagaatctaaaatatattgtttaacacttttttggttactacatgattccgtatgtgttatttcatagttttgatttcttcactattattctaccatgtagaaaatacTTAGTAGGTGAGTAggtgtgaccaaacttttgactggtactgtacattttatttcacctaattttaacattctttCATAatgagcacatgttcaacttaacaAAAACATCTTTTCCCATctcaaaaggttaaataaataaaaaaaagacaatcTATCGTAAGTACCTATTATACTAtcattaagtgccaaataaagtaacagggttacAGTAATAGGGTTGATGACTTAATCTTAAATCATCCATAATTCCCCTTGTGAGGGGGGGAATGGAAGCTTATTGTatgcaacagggagtggcaattgaagGCAAATTTCACAAGGAAATtgacatttctagcctgtctatctatggctAACAGTGTTGACATGATGTGCTCCacccactcagttttccaccacaaaacatcaGAAAATgaccaaaaagagtagaaccagctcatctACTTTTatactatgatttgactattggatgtccgtgttttgtttttcatttttaaggAATAGTTTCAGTTCAGttcatgtaacagggttgacctttaaAATTAGGGatatatattattatacattttgttatgaatcactaatcacattaaataaataatactcTTCAGAtattacattgtcaaagcaacaaaatagctagggctttacaatgatggtgaaaacgtGGATTCATTTTGctattaagtgggttaaaatcttccgaGAGGTCGCATAGGATGCACAGCTTCAGGAATTTTGTACTTTAGCAAAGCTGATTTATTAaattttccatgtggtctatattaaagggcacttcatttaatataacaggcttaaAACAATTTCTACTTAAATTGTCAAAGGGACTCAAAAGGCCCTCCTTTCCTGTTAGAAAGAAAATGTATaaccttattttttttttttttttacctttgttTGAAATCAGCATACAGGATCCTGTTGGGGAAGCCCTTTCTGCAGATCCTGATGCCTTCCAGCACACCGTTACAGCGCAGCTGGTGCATGACCAGAGGATTCTCCATGGCCCCTGGAGTCTTGGTCTCGTTGGGGATGAGGCAACGTACAAAGTGAGGGTGAGTAGACCTCAAGTTGGTCATGAGTTTACCCAAGTTCTCCTGTGAGTATGACAAATGTAGAAATTTCCATCAGTGAATGAGTCTCAAGAGTACCTCACGAGTCACAACGACATTAAATGCTAACATTCCAATCCACAACATACTGACATctcaaatgtaatgtaatattGTGCTATGTGAAAAGCTAGACTGATTTAATGTCAGATCTACCCTGTGCAGTGCAGACACAGTCTGGAAGGAAGAGCCTTTCTTCTTCTTTCCTCCAGCTGCTTTGTCTTCACCTGATAACCACATAACAATTAGAATATACATGTTGCTATTGTCTTCACCTGATAACCACATAACAATTAGAATATACATGTTGTTATTGTTTTCACCTGATAACCACATAACAATTAGATTATACATGTTGTTATTGTCTTCACCTGATAACCACATAACAATTAGAATATACATGTTGCTATTGTCTTCACCTGATAACCACATAACAATTAGAATATACATGTTGTTATTGTTTTCACCTGATAACCACATAACAATTAGATTATACATGTTGTTATTGTCTTCACCTGATAACCACATAACAATTAGATTATACATGTTATTGTTTTCACCTGATAACCATATAACAATTAGATTATACATGTTGTTATTGTCTTCACTTGATAACCACATAACAATTAGATTATACATGTTATTGTTTTCACCTGATAACCACATAACAATTAGATTATACATGTTATTGTCTTCAACTGATAACCACATAACAATTAGAATATACATGTTGTTATTGTTTTCATCTGATAACCACATAACAATTAGTTTATACATGTTGTTATTGTTTTCATCTGATAACCACATAACAATTAGAATATACATGTTGTTATTGTTTTCATCTGATAACCACATAACAATTAGTTTATACATGTTGTTATTGTTTTCACTTGATAACCACATAACAATTAGATTATACATGTTGTTATTGTCTTCACCTGATAACCACATAACAATTAGATTATACATGTTATTGTCTTCAACTGATAACCACATAACAATTAGAATATACATGTTGTTATTGTTTTCATCTGATAACCACATAACAATTAGTTTATACATGTTGTTATTGTTTTCACTTGATAACCACATAACAATTAGATTATACATGTTGTTATTGTCTTCACCTGATAACCACATAACAATTAGATTATACATGTTATTGTTTTCACCTGATAACCACATAACAATTAGATTATACATGTTGTTATTGTCCTCAACTGATAACCACATAACAATTAGAATATACATGTTGTTATTGTTTTCATCTGATAACCACATAACAATTAGAATATACATGTTGTTATTGTCAcctacaccggataggtgcagtgaaatgttttggAGTAAACTGgttttaagtgccttgctccaTGTCGGTTCAGGTATTCGAACATGTAACCTTTCGTTAACTGCCCCAACACTTTAACCGCAAGGCTACTTGCCGCTCCTCTGTTCTGTCATGTCAAATGTTATTTACTTTAGTGGTTTATTGTCTTTGCAGATAGAAACATATAGTACCTCCTTCTGCACCAGCATAGCTTGCAAAGAGATTGGATAAGAACTTAAGACTTGACTTCTGGAACAGTCCAACCACAGTCTCATTCAGCGGGTCCTTGTTCTTCACCAGCCAGTTACCAATGTTGTAGTCAACAGTGCCAGCATAGTGAACCAGGGAGAAATGGGCTTCCGGTCTTCCCTTAACAATCTTGGGCTTCTGGAAGCATGCATTTTTGCCCAGATGGGTGTCATACAGCTTAGCCTTGAATGTAGAATCACTGGCCTTGGGGAACATGCACTCCTCTTCAAGGATGGACATGATACCCATGGGCTGGTGGAAGAAATGAAAATCATTTAGTACTAAGAGAAAAGCATAGTGAATAAATATCAGAATCATTTGTCTATGAAGATTTCCCTTGTAATGCTCATTTTAAAAGTACTCCCATTAAATGTTTGAAATCTCAAAGATAACTCAGGACACTTTATATAAACTACTACAAAACTGAAGACACCAACCCTTTCAATGAGGTCAATGCAGGCAGCCAAGTCCATGCCAAAGTCAATGAACTCCCAAACGATACCCTCTTTCTTATACTCTTCCTGCTCCAGCACAAACATGTGGTGGTTGAAGAACTGCTGCAGCTTCTCATTAGTGAAGTTGATGCACAGCTGCTCAAAGGTGTTGAACTGGAATAGAAGTTCAGTTACTTTATTTTGTCAGCTGTAATGTTTTAGATAAATCATTTTATGAtgtgttcttttttttctttttttgttgttgtattttacccccattttctccccaattttgtgatatccaattgcgatcttgtctcatcgctgcaattcCCCGAGGGgcttgggagaggtgaaggtcgagtcatgcattcTCCAAAAGGAGTCGCTtcagcgcaatgagccaagtaaagtcccccccggccaaaccctcccgtaACCCGGAcgaacactgggccaattgtgcactgcgcTATGGGACTCCCGTTCATGGACGGTTGTGACACAGCCGGGGATCGAAcccgtgtctgtagtgacacctcaagcactgcgatgcagtgcgttagaccgctgcgccacttgggaggcccatgATTGGTTATTTTTATGAAAtatagcctacatgaaacactCACATCAAAGATCTCAAAGCCAGCAATGTCCAGCACACCAATGTAATGCTGCCGAGCGTTCTTAGTGTCCAGAGTAAGGTTGATTCTTATCACCATCCACAGGAACATGTTCTCGTAAATTTTCTTTGACAGTGCACCAATAGAGTAGTACACCTACAAAATATTGAGGGAAAAAATGACTGAAACATAGGTTCAACATGAACGAATTGGGAcaatttcccagacacagattaggcctagtcctggactaaacatCCTGCTCAATGGGGGAATCACTCATTAAAATATTAGCAACCCTAAACAGAAGTTTTATACTCACAATTATTAGCTCCTGGAAAtgtacaacttttttttttagacTCACTTGGTCGACACTCTGACCTTTGGTGACCCATTCATTTCCTACTTTGACCCTCGGGTGACACAGCCCCTTGACTAGGTCCGCAGAGTTCAGGCACATCAGATATGCGACTTTGTCAACATCTGGAAAGGAAAGGTTTTATGGTTGTAGGAGGCGGCATTCTGACCGTCAGATTTTTCAAAGATTACTATATATTAAAGTGAGAGGTTTTAAATCCTCACCCTCAGTGCCATCAGATTCTGCTTGCTCCTCCCTCTGCTTGTTCTTAAACTTCATGTTGCCGTAGTGCATTATGGCCCCAGTCAGCTTGTAAATGCCATTAATCTCTTCTTGAGAGAAGCCCAGCACATTAAAGGCATCCTAGTTcagaataaaataatatttttgcatTGGGTAGAAAGTTGGACAGATGAACACGGAGAGATAAATGGAAATTGACATGAAAATTGACTTACATCAGTAGCCATTAGCTCATCAGAATCATCAATGGAAGTTACTTTAATCTCTCCTTGGGAGATGAAGGCGTAGTCATAGGGATTGCTGGTGATGAGGAGCATCTCTGAAAAGATTTGAACAGCACAGTTGAATGTGTAGTATGTCTATGGTACTGTTTATTATACAGTGTTTCTCAATCTTTTTTGTAACTGTGGCAGCTAATTTACTGACAACGATCAGTTACATTCCAAGGACTGGTGCTGGTCCACAGACCTGAGGTTGAgagtagaggtcggccgattaatcggaatggccgattaattaaggccgatttcaagttttcataacaatcggtaatcagcattttttgacaccgattatggccgattacattgcactccacaaggagactgcgtggcaggctgactacctgttatgcgagtgcagcaaggagccaataTAAGGTGCTCGCTAACATTAAACTTATaaatcttataaaaaacaatcaatcttaacataatcactagttaactacacatagttgaggatattactagtttatctagcttgtcctgcgttgcatataatcgatgcggtgcctgttaatttatcatcgaatcacagcctgcctaaccataaacatcaatgcctttcttaaaatcaatacacaagtatatatatttttaaacctgcatatttagttaatattgcctgctaacatgaatttattttaactagggaaattgtgtcacttcttgcgttctgtgcaagcagagtcagggtatatgcagcagtttgggctgcctggttcgttgcgaactgtgtgaagaccatttcttcctaacaaagaccgtaattaat is a genomic window of Salmo trutta chromosome 10, fSalTru1.1, whole genome shotgun sequence containing:
- the LOC115201759 gene encoding myosin-7-like encodes the protein MGDMVMEEFGAAAPFLRKPDKERMECQTRPFDIKRECYVPDPEVEYVKGTITTRDGDKITVNTEFGKTVVVKEIDCHPQNPPKFDKIEDMAMFTFLHEPAVLFNLKERYAAWMIYTYSGLFCVTVNPYKWLPVYDQSVVNAYRGKKRTEAPPHVFSVSDNAYQYMLSDRENQSVLITGESGAGKTVNTKRVIQYFASIAAVAGKKSAAEEKKGTLEDQIIQANPALEAFGNAKTIRNDNSSRFGKFIRIHFGVTGKLSSADIETYLLEKSRVTFQLKAERDYHIFYQILSQKKPELLEMLLITSNPYDYAFISQGEIKVTSIDDSDELMATDDAFNVLGFSQEEINGIYKLTGAIMHYGNMKFKNKQREEQAESDGTEDVDKVAYLMCLNSADLVKGLCHPRVKVGNEWVTKGQSVDQVYYSIGALSKKIYENMFLWMVIRINLTLDTKNARQHYIGVLDIAGFEIFDFNTFEQLCINFTNEKLQQFFNHHMFVLEQEEYKKEGIVWEFIDFGMDLAACIDLIERPMGIMSILEEECMFPKASDSTFKAKLYDTHLGKNACFQKPKIVKGRPEAHFSLVHYAGTVDYNIGNWLVKNKDPLNETVVGLFQKSSLKFLSNLFASYAGAEGGEDKAAGGKKKKGSSFQTVSALHRENLGKLMTNLRSTHPHFVRCLIPNETKTPGAMENPLVMHQLRCNGVLEGIRICRKGFPNRILYADFKQRYRILNPNAIPEGQFIDNVKAAEKLLGSLDIDHTQYRLGHTKVFFKAGLLGTLEEMRDDRLALIITGMQARARGLLARIEFQKIVDRRDALLVIQWNIRAFMGVKNWPWMKMFFKIKPLLVSAETEKEMANMKEEFLKLKELFAKTDARRKELEEKMVSLLQEKNDLQMAVLSSEDTLGDAEERCEGLIKNKIQLEAKAKELTERLEDEEEMNSELTAKKRKLEDECSELKKDIDDLELTLAKVEKEKHATENKVKNLTEEMAALDEIIAKLTKEKKALQEAHQQTLDDLQSEEDKVNTLTKAKAKLEQQVDDLEGSLEQEKKVRMDLERAKRKLEGDLKLTQESLMDLENDKQQMEERMKKKDFEMSQLNSKIEDEQAMSAQLQKKLKELQARIEELEEELEAERAARAKVEKQRADLSRELEEISERLEEAGGATASQIEMNKKREAEFQKVRRDLEEATLQHEATAATLRKKNADSVADLGEQIDNLQRVKQKLEKEKSELRLELDDVVSNMEQIVKTKTNLEKMCRTLEDQMSEYRTKAEEGQRSINDFTMQKAKLQTENGELARQLEEKDSLVSQLTRGKQSNVQQIEDLKRQLEEEVKAKNALAHAVQSARHDSDLLREQYEEEQEAKSELQRGMSKANAEVAQWRTKYETDAIQKTEELEEAKKKLAQRLQDAEEAVEAVNAKCSSLEKTKHRLQNEIEDLMVDVERSNAAAAALDKKQRNFDKVLAEWKQKFEESQTELESSQKEARSLSTELFKLKNSYEESLDHLETMKRENKNLQEEISDLTEQLGEGGKSVHELEKIRKQLEQEKAEIQTALEEAEGSLEHEEGKILRAQLEYNQVKADIERKLVEKDEEMEMNKRNQQRVVDTLQSSLESETRSRNEALRLKKKMEGDLNEMEIQLSQANRQAGEAQKQLKGLHAHLKDSQLQLDDALRGGDDLKENIAIVERRNNLMQAELDELRSLVEQTERGRKLAEQELMDVSERVQLLHSQNTSLLSQKKKLEGDTSQLSTEVEEAVQECRNAEEKAKKAITDAAMMAEELKKEQDTSSHLERMKKNMEQTIKDLQHRLDEAEQIAMKGGKKQIQKLEARVRELETEVEMEQRRGGDSVKGVRKYERRIKELTYQTEEDRKNLSRLQDLVDKLQLKVKSFKRTAEEAEEQANSNLGKFRKIQHELDEAEERADIAESQVNKMRAKSRDVGSKKGKDEE